From the Carboxydocella sporoproducens DSM 16521 genome, one window contains:
- a CDS encoding DUF4387 domain-containing protein, whose translation MAKYRLTELARVIRSKNSGPYELTLDIMFKDEETYQKVKASRFFTPELFARLYGVKQEDIIAFVEFDPAAAIKCTLKRPLASGDLGETDVYGAQQHGPLLELELNLD comes from the coding sequence ATGGCTAAATACCGGTTGACGGAGCTGGCCCGGGTGATCAGGAGCAAAAACTCCGGCCCCTATGAACTGACCCTGGATATTATGTTCAAGGATGAGGAAACCTATCAGAAAGTGAAAGCATCCCGATTTTTTACTCCGGAGCTCTTCGCTCGCCTGTACGGGGTTAAACAGGAGGATATCATCGCCTTTGTAGAATTTGACCCGGCAGCAGCCATCAAATGCACCCTCAAGCGCCCCCTGGCTTCGGGGGACCTGGGAGAAACCGATGTCTACGGGGCCCAGCAGCATGGGCCTTTGCTGGAATTGGAACTGAATCTGGACTAG
- a CDS encoding acyclic terpene utilization AtuA family protein, with the protein MKEMRILSPTAILGYGFPEESFRRGLEYRPHLIAVDAGSTDPGPYYLGAGVSFTDRRAVKRDLKLMLTAGLAAGVPVVVGTAGGSGATPHLEWTVDIVREIAREEGLRFRLAVIGAEQSREQVQTWLAAGKITPLHPAPPLTAEAVAASSHIVAQMGTEPFIAALAAGAQVIIAGRAYDPAVFAALAIKEGFDPGLAIHLGKILECAAIAAVPGSGSDCMFGWLREEHFEVEPLSPERRCSVTSVAAHTLYEKTDPYRLPGPGGILDLTATRFTQVGERRVRVTGSKHNPTPLAFKLEGARQMGYRTVSIAGARDPIFIARLDEILAGVRQRVKDNFRDIPGSEYFLHFNIYGRNGVMGPLEPTPTITSHEIGIVIEAVAPTQELANTICGFARSTLLHYGYEGRISTAGNLAFPYSPSDFKAGPVYQFSLYHLVQDVSWQELFPIHYEEIGGGGNG; encoded by the coding sequence ATGAAGGAGATGCGCATCTTGTCTCCTACTGCTATTTTAGGCTATGGCTTTCCGGAGGAAAGTTTTCGCCGCGGGTTGGAGTATCGGCCCCACTTGATCGCTGTGGATGCCGGTTCCACTGATCCGGGACCCTATTATCTTGGGGCAGGGGTATCCTTTACTGACCGGCGGGCGGTTAAGCGTGACCTGAAGCTGATGCTGACAGCCGGGCTGGCAGCCGGGGTTCCAGTGGTGGTGGGCACTGCGGGCGGTTCCGGAGCCACTCCCCATCTGGAGTGGACAGTGGATATCGTCCGGGAAATTGCCCGCGAAGAAGGTTTGCGTTTTCGGCTGGCAGTAATCGGTGCTGAACAGAGCCGGGAACAGGTTCAGACCTGGCTGGCAGCAGGGAAAATAACTCCTTTGCATCCGGCTCCTCCCTTAACTGCAGAAGCGGTGGCAGCCAGCAGCCATATAGTGGCACAGATGGGAACAGAGCCTTTCATTGCAGCCCTGGCAGCAGGGGCCCAGGTGATCATTGCTGGACGGGCCTATGACCCGGCGGTGTTTGCTGCTCTGGCCATCAAGGAGGGGTTTGATCCCGGCCTGGCCATCCATCTGGGTAAAATTCTGGAGTGTGCAGCCATCGCAGCTGTGCCGGGCAGTGGCAGTGACTGCATGTTCGGCTGGTTGCGGGAAGAACACTTTGAGGTAGAACCCTTGAGCCCGGAACGGCGCTGCAGCGTCACTTCTGTTGCGGCTCATACCCTGTACGAAAAAACCGATCCCTATCGCTTGCCAGGGCCAGGAGGAATACTGGATTTGACAGCTACCCGCTTCACCCAGGTCGGTGAACGGCGGGTACGGGTTACAGGGAGCAAACATAACCCGACTCCTTTGGCCTTCAAGCTGGAAGGGGCAAGGCAAATGGGCTACCGCACCGTTAGTATTGCCGGGGCCCGGGATCCCATTTTCATTGCGCGGCTGGATGAAATCCTGGCTGGAGTGCGGCAGCGGGTAAAGGATAATTTCCGCGATATACCCGGCAGTGAGTATTTCCTGCACTTTAATATCTATGGCCGCAATGGGGTAATGGGACCACTGGAGCCCACACCTACCATCACCTCCCATGAAATCGGAATAGTTATCGAAGCTGTAGCGCCAACCCAGGAGCTGGCCAATACCATTTGCGGTTTTGCCCGTTCCACCCTGTTGCATTACGGTTATGAAGGGCGGATTTCCACTGCCGGCAATCTGGCTTTTCCGTATAGCCCTTCCGATTTCAAGGCGGGTCCGGTTTACCAGTTCTCCCTCTACCATTTGGTGCAGGATGTAAGCTGGCAGGAACTGTTTCCCATTCACTATGAGGAAATCGGGGGTGGCGGCAATGGCTAA